A single uncultured Methanobrevibacter sp. DNA region contains:
- the trpA gene encoding tryptophan synthase subunit alpha, protein MSKIANAFKHEKAFIGFLTAGDPTVEKTVEYILAMEEAGCDLIEIGIPFSDPMAEGVVIQDANIRALKNNTTTDDVFEIVKKVRQKTDIPLIFLTYINPVFFYGYEKFFKKCGELGIDGIISPDLPYEEKGEIADIAADNNVDVISLIAPTSKERIQKIASDATGFIYVVSSLGVTGMRSEIKTDLESILTDIRAVSDLPLAVGFGINTPEQASNIGKIADGVIVGSAIVKIIEEHGENATEPLKEYVSAMKKACNE, encoded by the coding sequence ATGAGTAAAATAGCAAATGCATTTAAACATGAAAAAGCATTTATCGGATTTTTAACTGCAGGAGATCCAACAGTTGAAAAAACAGTAGAATATATTTTGGCAATGGAAGAAGCAGGCTGTGATTTAATAGAAATTGGAATTCCATTTTCCGATCCCATGGCTGAAGGAGTTGTAATTCAAGACGCAAACATAAGAGCATTAAAAAACAATACAACAACTGATGATGTATTTGAAATAGTTAAAAAAGTCCGTCAAAAAACAGACATTCCATTAATATTTTTAACATACATCAATCCGGTTTTCTTCTACGGGTATGAAAAATTCTTTAAAAAATGTGGAGAATTAGGAATTGATGGAATTATTTCACCAGACTTACCTTACGAAGAAAAAGGAGAAATTGCAGATATAGCAGCAGATAATAATGTTGATGTTATTTCACTAATTGCTCCAACCTCAAAAGAAAGAATTCAAAAAATAGCTAGTGATGCAACAGGATTTATCTATGTTGTTTCTTCATTAGGCGTAACTGGAATGCGTAGTGAAATAAAAACCGACTTGGAATCTATTTTAACTGATATTCGTGCAGTTAGCGACCTGCCCCTAGCAGTTGGATTTGGTATTAACACACCTGAACAAGCATCCAACATAGGAAAAATAGCTGATGGAGTAATTGTAGGCAGTGCCATTGTAAAAATCATTGAAGAACATGGTGAAAATGCAACAGAACCACTAAAAGAATATGTATCAGCTATGAAAAAAGCATGCAATGAATAA
- the trpC gene encoding indole-3-glycerol phosphate synthase TrpC, producing MLDKIVEKTKKRVDDAKKINSLDRLKFKLLNKDVRLNYPFKKALSGDDISIIAEVKKASPSKGLIAEDFDYVAIAKEYEKAGASAISVLTEPYFFQGSDDYLKEITENVRIPVLRKDFVVDEYMVYEAKLLGASAVLLIVAILSDEQLETCLTVARVLGMSAVVEAHDETEIKRAIDAGADIIGVNNRNLKDFSVDIENSIRLRGCVGEDIIFISESGIKTKEDVARLKENNVDAVLIGETLMKAEDKEAMIKELKNG from the coding sequence ATGTTGGATAAAATAGTTGAAAAAACAAAGAAAAGAGTAGATGATGCTAAAAAGATTAATTCTTTAGATAGGCTTAAATTTAAATTACTTAATAAGGATGTTCGTCTGAATTATCCTTTTAAAAAAGCTTTAAGTGGTGATGATATTAGTATTATTGCTGAAGTTAAAAAAGCATCTCCATCTAAAGGTTTAATTGCAGAGGATTTTGATTATGTAGCTATTGCAAAAGAATATGAAAAAGCAGGGGCTTCAGCTATTTCAGTTTTGACAGAACCTTATTTTTTTCAAGGGTCTGATGATTATTTAAAAGAAATAACTGAAAATGTTAGAATTCCAGTACTTAGAAAAGATTTTGTTGTTGATGAGTATATGGTTTATGAAGCTAAATTACTTGGTGCTTCTGCAGTATTATTAATTGTAGCTATTTTATCTGATGAACAGTTGGAAACATGTTTAACTGTAGCTCGAGTTTTAGGAATGTCTGCTGTTGTTGAAGCTCATGATGAAACAGAAATTAAAAGGGCAATTGATGCTGGAGCAGATATTATTGGAGTTAATAATAGAAATTTAAAAGATTTCAGTGTTGATATTGAAAATAGTATTCGTCTACGAGGATGTGTTGGTGAAGATATTATATTTATTTCTGAAAGTGGTATCAAAACAAAAGAAGATGTTGCTAGATTAAAAGAAAATAATGTTGATGCAGTTTTAATTGGTGAAACTTTAATGAAAGCAGAGGATAAAGAAGCTATGATTAAGGAGTTGAAGAATGGTTAA
- a CDS encoding aminodeoxychorismate/anthranilate synthase component II: MILLIDNYDSFSYNLYQLIGQVNKDIVVYRNDKITTNEIKDLNPEAIILSPGPGRPEDAGICVDVVKEFYDKIPILGVCLGHQVICVAFGGEVSYASKLMHGKSSLIRLDDDSIFKDLNNEITVGRYHSLSLVEDTLPEELKIISQTIDNKDVMAVKHEKYNVYGLQFHPESILTPDGLKIIENFTNKIKEDN; the protein is encoded by the coding sequence ATGATTTTATTAATAGATAACTATGACAGCTTTTCATATAATTTATATCAATTAATCGGACAGGTAAATAAGGATATTGTAGTTTATAGAAATGATAAAATAACTACTAATGAAATTAAAGATTTAAATCCCGAAGCTATTATTTTATCTCCAGGACCTGGAAGACCGGAAGATGCTGGAATATGTGTTGATGTTGTAAAAGAATTCTATGATAAAATCCCTATTTTGGGAGTTTGTCTTGGTCATCAGGTAATATGTGTTGCATTTGGAGGAGAAGTGTCATATGCAAGTAAATTAATGCATGGAAAATCATCTCTAATCAGATTAGATGATGATTCAATATTTAAAGATTTAAATAATGAGATTACTGTTGGAAGATATCATTCTTTAAGTTTAGTTGAAGACACATTACCTGAAGAGTTAAAAATAATTTCTCAGACAATTGACAATAAGGATGTTATGGCTGTTAAACATGAAAAATATAATGTTTATGGTCTTCAGTTCCATCCAGAATCTATATTAACACCTGATGGACTTAAAATAATTGAAAATTTCACAAATAAAATTAAGGAGGATAATTAA
- the trpB gene encoding tryptophan synthase subunit beta: protein MNNGRYGEYGGQYISETLMNELIYLEEQYYHYMNDPEFVEELNTLLKEYAGRPSLLYYAKRMTEDLGGAKIYLKREDLNHTGAHKINNVLGQVLLAKKMGKTRVIAETGAGQHGVATATAAALLDMECEVYMGELDTQRQALNVYRMELLGAKVHPVKSGTKTLKDAVNDAFRDWIGRVHDTNYVIGSTMGPHPFPMIVRDFQAVISAEAREQFLEKEGKLPNAVLACVGGGSNAMGAFYNFIDDEKVKLIGCEAGGQGIDTPYHAAALTKGQIGIFHGMKSIFNQGEYGQISEVYSVSAGLDYPGVGPEHAHLRDIKRAEYVPITDEEAVNAFEYLSKTEGIIPAIESAHAVAYAMKIAPKMDKDEIIMICLSGRGDKDVASIAKYRGVELNE, encoded by the coding sequence ATGAACAACGGAAGATATGGGGAGTATGGTGGACAATACATCTCTGAAACATTAATGAATGAGTTAATTTACTTGGAAGAACAATATTATCACTACATGAATGATCCAGAATTCGTAGAAGAATTAAATACACTTCTAAAAGAATATGCTGGAAGACCTTCTTTATTATACTATGCGAAACGAATGACAGAAGATTTGGGTGGAGCTAAGATTTATCTGAAGCGTGAAGATTTAAATCACACTGGAGCTCACAAAATCAACAATGTACTTGGTCAAGTATTATTAGCTAAGAAAATGGGGAAAACAAGAGTAATAGCAGAAACAGGAGCAGGTCAACATGGAGTAGCTACTGCAACAGCAGCTGCACTTTTAGACATGGAATGTGAAGTATATATGGGAGAGTTAGACACTCAACGTCAGGCACTAAATGTTTATAGGATGGAATTACTTGGAGCAAAAGTTCATCCAGTAAAATCAGGAACAAAAACATTAAAAGATGCAGTAAATGATGCATTTAGAGATTGGATTGGAAGAGTTCATGATACAAATTATGTAATTGGATCTACAATGGGTCCTCATCCATTTCCAATGATAGTTAGGGATTTCCAGGCAGTAATAAGTGCTGAAGCTCGTGAACAATTCTTAGAAAAAGAAGGTAAACTTCCAAATGCAGTTTTAGCTTGTGTTGGTGGAGGAAGTAATGCAATGGGAGCATTTTACAACTTCATTGATGATGAAAAAGTTAAATTAATTGGATGTGAAGCAGGAGGTCAGGGAATAGACACTCCATACCATGCAGCAGCCTTAACTAAAGGACAAATCGGAATTTTCCATGGAATGAAATCAATATTTAATCAGGGAGAATACGGACAAATATCAGAAGTATACTCAGTTTCAGCAGGTTTAGACTATCCTGGAGTAGGGCCGGAACACGCACACTTAAGAGATATTAAAAGAGCAGAATATGTTCCAATTACAGATGAAGAAGCAGTAAATGCTTTCGAATATTTATCAAAAACAGAAGGAATTATTCCAGCTATTGAAAGTGCACATGCAGTAGCATACGCTATGAAAATAGCACCAAAAATGGATAAAGATGAAATTATAATGATATGTCTTTCAGGAAGAGGAGATAAAGATGTTGCATCAATTGCAAAATATAGGGGAGTTGAATTAAATGAGTAA
- the trpD gene encoding anthranilate phosphoribosyltransferase: MIKEAILKVVNGNNLTADEAYETMDEIMSGEASEVQMSAYLTALSMKGETIEEITASAKAMRAHCVKLLNDKEVLEIVGTGGDGSNSFNISTTSSIVISAAGVPVAKHGNRSASSKCGAADVLEALGVNIYIEPEKSLEILKEINLCFLFAQNYHLAMKFVAGVRKELSIKTIFNILGPLTNPAGASMQVLGVYDDALTKPLCEVLKNLGVKSALSVYGQDGLDEISVSDKTSICELKDGELKCYEIAPEDFGMERCSKEDIVGGDPQENAQITLSILNGEKGPKRNAVVLNSAAALYVAGKVNSLEEGVKLAGEIIDSGKAKEQLEKFIKYTNS, translated from the coding sequence ATGATTAAAGAAGCTATTTTGAAAGTTGTAAATGGGAATAACTTAACTGCTGATGAAGCTTATGAAACAATGGATGAGATAATGTCTGGTGAAGCTAGTGAAGTTCAGATGAGTGCTTATTTGACTGCTTTATCAATGAAAGGTGAAACTATTGAAGAAATTACAGCTTCTGCAAAAGCTATGAGGGCACATTGTGTAAAACTGTTAAATGATAAGGAAGTATTGGAGATTGTTGGAACAGGTGGTGATGGATCCAATAGTTTTAACATATCAACAACTTCTTCAATTGTAATTTCTGCAGCAGGAGTTCCAGTAGCTAAACATGGAAACAGGTCTGCATCAAGTAAATGTGGTGCTGCCGATGTTTTAGAAGCATTAGGTGTTAATATTTACATTGAACCTGAAAAAAGTTTAGAAATATTAAAAGAAATTAATTTATGTTTCTTATTTGCTCAGAATTATCATTTAGCTATGAAGTTTGTAGCTGGAGTCAGAAAGGAATTGTCTATAAAAACAATTTTCAATATTTTAGGACCACTAACAAATCCTGCAGGAGCTTCAATGCAGGTATTGGGGGTTTATGATGATGCACTTACAAAACCACTTTGTGAAGTTCTTAAAAATTTAGGTGTTAAATCTGCATTATCTGTATATGGGCAGGATGGATTAGATGAAATCTCAGTTAGTGATAAAACATCTATTTGTGAACTTAAAGATGGTGAGTTAAAATGTTATGAAATTGCACCTGAAGATTTTGGAATGGAAAGGTGTTCCAAGGAAGATATTGTAGGTGGGGACCCTCAAGAAAATGCACAAATTACATTATCTATTTTAAATGGTGAAAAAGGACCTAAAAGGAATGCTGTTGTTTTAAATTCAGCAGCTGCATTATATGTTGCTGGTAAGGTAAATTCTCTTGAAGAAGGTGTTAAATTAGCTGGTGAAATTATTGATTCTGGTAAGGCTAAAGAACAACTTGAAAAATTCATTAAATACACAAACAGTTGA